A stretch of the Archangium violaceum genome encodes the following:
- a CDS encoding hydrolase produces MNAPRNPKAGIDALLSPDNCALILIDHQPFQFAGLRSHDSQTVINNVVGLARGAKLFNVPTLLTTVVEERGGLLLKQLQDVFPEQKPINRTFINTWEDPRVIDWVKKTGRKKIVMAALWTEICLAMPAIHALGDGYEVYIVTDASGGVSLEAHEVAIQRMVQAGAVPITWTVFTSELQRDWARESTVPGLAKLLVDHMGNVGTSFTWEQQLLNTPHSKS; encoded by the coding sequence ATGAACGCCCCCCGTAACCCGAAGGCCGGTATCGACGCCCTGCTCTCGCCCGACAACTGCGCGCTGATCCTCATCGATCATCAGCCCTTCCAGTTCGCCGGCCTGCGCAGCCACGATTCCCAGACCGTCATCAACAACGTCGTGGGCCTGGCCCGTGGCGCGAAGCTGTTCAACGTGCCGACGCTGCTGACCACGGTGGTCGAGGAGCGCGGCGGGCTCCTCCTCAAGCAGCTCCAGGACGTCTTCCCGGAGCAGAAGCCCATCAACCGCACCTTCATCAACACCTGGGAGGACCCCCGCGTCATCGACTGGGTGAAGAAGACGGGCCGCAAGAAGATTGTCATGGCCGCGCTGTGGACGGAGATCTGCCTGGCGATGCCGGCCATCCACGCGCTCGGCGATGGCTACGAGGTCTACATCGTCACCGACGCCTCGGGCGGCGTTTCCCTCGAGGCGCACGAGGTGGCCATCCAGCGCATGGTCCAGGCCGGCGCGGTGCCCATCACCTGGACGGTCTTCACCTCGGAGCTCCAGCGGGACTGGGCGCGCGAGTCCACCGTGCCCGGCCTGGCGAAGCTGCTGGTGGACCACATGGGCAACGTCGGCACCAGCTTCACGTGGGAGCAGCAGTTGCTCAACACGCCGCATTCCAAGAGCTGA
- a CDS encoding LysR substrate-binding domain-containing protein, whose protein sequence is MSFTPLNGLHSFVMVARRRGFSAAARELGVSVAAVSQSVRSLESRLGVTLLYRTTRSVAPTEAGQRLLERSGAALEHALDGLRALEARGDEVAGTVRLAVPSLAMEQALAPVVSRFLEAYPKVSLDIQVDNRRVDIVREGFDGGVRRDAIPQDMARVRLGERFRFLVVGAPAYLARRGEPRTPEDLLLHACLGMREEATGAVSRWNLESGKRSWRLPVVPMLVCNDRRARVAMAEAGMGLTYEPEPGVLSQLEHGTLRIVLEKYAAWVPGFFLYFPSREQASPAFRAFIDMVDAQPPPTRAR, encoded by the coding sequence ATGTCCTTCACCCCGCTGAACGGGCTGCATTCCTTCGTCATGGTGGCGCGGCGGCGTGGCTTCTCGGCGGCGGCCCGGGAGCTGGGTGTCTCCGTGGCGGCGGTGAGCCAGTCGGTCCGGAGCCTGGAGTCCCGGCTGGGCGTGACGCTGCTGTACCGCACCACCCGCAGTGTCGCTCCCACCGAGGCGGGGCAGCGGCTGCTGGAGCGGAGCGGGGCGGCCCTGGAGCATGCACTCGACGGTTTGCGCGCGCTGGAAGCGCGAGGCGATGAGGTGGCGGGCACGGTGCGGCTGGCGGTGCCCTCGCTGGCGATGGAGCAGGCCCTCGCACCCGTCGTGTCCCGCTTCCTCGAGGCGTACCCGAAGGTGTCGCTGGACATCCAGGTGGACAACCGGCGCGTGGACATCGTGCGCGAGGGTTTCGACGGGGGAGTGCGGAGGGACGCCATTCCCCAGGACATGGCGCGGGTGCGCCTGGGAGAGCGCTTCCGCTTCCTGGTGGTGGGCGCGCCCGCGTACCTCGCCCGGCGCGGCGAGCCCAGGACTCCGGAAGACCTCCTCCTCCACGCCTGCCTGGGTATGCGCGAGGAAGCGACGGGCGCGGTCTCCCGCTGGAACCTGGAGTCCGGGAAACGCTCGTGGCGGCTTCCTGTCGTACCGATGCTGGTGTGCAACGACCGCCGGGCCCGGGTGGCCATGGCGGAGGCCGGCATGGGGCTCACGTACGAGCCCGAGCCGGGCGTCCTCTCCCAGCTCGAGCACGGCACCTTGCGAATCGTCCTGGAGAAGTACGCGGCCTGGGTGCCCGGCTTCTTCCTCTACTTCCCCAGCCGCGAGCAGGCGTCGCCCGCGTTCAGGGCTTTCATCGACATGGTGGACGCCCAACCCCCGCCCACCCGGGCTCGGTAG